Proteins encoded by one window of Deinococcus yavapaiensis KR-236:
- a CDS encoding cytochrome P450, with protein sequence MSDLFAWYASMRASSPVAYDSRHGVHNVFLYEDVKTVLSDFARFSSQRGRGQGSQNPDNALADSIISTDPPRHRQLRALVERAFTPRQVEALAPRISELTHELLDGFSRDVDFVRDFAEPLPVIVIAEILGIPVRDRRDFKRWSDAVVSGRHDGMREMATYFSKLIARRRDEGQDGEDLVSALLRAEVDGAHLTSNELLGFCILLLVAGNETTTNLLTNAVQVLSDHPGVRDELVSNPDLWPSTVEEVLRLRSPVQSMFRVSTESVELSGVTIPANAWVIAWIGSANHDERVFEMPDVFEPRRSPNRHLAFGHGVHFCLGAPLARLEATIALRAVYERFPHLRAREDAELKYIDSTIVHGVKELPVHLSVEAAS encoded by the coding sequence GTGAGCGATCTGTTTGCTTGGTACGCCAGCATGCGCGCCTCGTCGCCCGTCGCGTACGACTCGCGCCACGGCGTGCACAACGTCTTCTTGTACGAGGACGTGAAGACCGTCTTGTCGGACTTCGCGCGCTTCTCGTCGCAGCGGGGTCGCGGTCAAGGCAGCCAGAATCCCGACAACGCCCTCGCCGACTCGATCATCAGCACCGATCCGCCGAGGCACCGTCAACTGCGCGCCTTGGTCGAACGCGCCTTCACGCCGAGGCAGGTGGAAGCTCTCGCGCCACGCATCAGCGAGCTCACGCACGAGCTTCTCGACGGCTTTTCGCGCGACGTGGACTTCGTTCGGGACTTCGCCGAACCCCTTCCGGTCATCGTGATCGCCGAGATCCTCGGCATTCCCGTGCGAGACCGCCGCGACTTCAAGCGCTGGTCGGACGCGGTCGTGTCGGGCCGCCACGACGGCATGCGCGAAATGGCGACGTACTTCTCGAAGCTCATCGCGCGGCGTCGTGACGAAGGACAAGACGGCGAGGATCTTGTCAGCGCCTTGCTGCGCGCCGAGGTGGACGGCGCGCACCTCACGTCCAACGAGTTGCTGGGCTTTTGCATCCTGCTGCTCGTCGCGGGCAACGAGACGACCACCAATCTGCTCACGAACGCCGTCCAGGTACTGTCCGATCATCCCGGCGTGCGCGATGAACTCGTCTCGAATCCCGACTTGTGGCCTTCCACCGTCGAGGAAGTGCTTCGCTTGCGCTCGCCCGTGCAGAGCATGTTTCGCGTGTCGACGGAGTCCGTGGAGCTTTCGGGCGTCACGATTCCCGCCAACGCCTGGGTAATCGCCTGGATCGGAAGCGCCAATCATGACGAGCGGGTCTTCGAGATGCCGGACGTCTTCGAGCCCCGCCGCTCGCCCAATCGTCACCTCGCCTTCGGGCACGGCGTCCACTTCTGCCTCGGCGCCCCCCTCGCCCGCTTGGAGGCGACCATCGCGCTCAGAGCCGTTTACGAGCGCTTTCCGCACTTGCGCGCCCGTGAAGACGCCGAGCTCAAGTACATCGATTCCACCATCGTCCACGGCGTCAAGGAGTTGCCCGTGCACCTGAGCGTCGAAGCGGCGAGCTGA
- the hpaI gene encoding 2,4-dihydroxyhept-2-ene-1,7-dioic acid aldolase gives MLKGSITPLVTPFKNGSIDYAALERLIERQIQAGSHGVSVGGTTGEPGTQSVEERKAVLKFASDVIGGRVPFLPGTGTLRLDETLELTRFASDLGASGALLITPYYIKPNQAGLVDFFGKVAAALPELPMVLYNIPGRSGIEIKIDTVAKLRERFSNVVGIKHSSKDVEYVSDLLRTVGRDFLVFCGLEALTFPMMAVGGVGTIAATANWLPQETARLCQLTLDGQYKEALDVHYSLLEANDAIFWDTNPIPLKTVLSWMGLCEKEWREPLGPTTPDVEAKLRKMAQKYGLLEGVNV, from the coding sequence ATGTTGAAAGGCTCCATCACCCCACTCGTTACGCCCTTCAAGAACGGCTCCATCGATTACGCGGCCCTCGAACGGCTCATCGAACGACAAATCCAGGCGGGCTCGCACGGCGTCAGCGTGGGCGGCACGACGGGCGAACCCGGCACGCAAAGCGTCGAGGAACGCAAGGCCGTCTTGAAGTTCGCGTCGGACGTCATCGGCGGCCGCGTTCCCTTTCTGCCCGGCACGGGAACGCTACGGCTCGACGAGACGCTCGAGCTCACGCGCTTCGCGTCGGATCTCGGTGCGAGCGGCGCCCTACTCATCACGCCGTACTACATCAAGCCGAATCAAGCGGGCCTCGTCGACTTCTTCGGCAAGGTCGCGGCGGCCTTGCCGGAACTTCCGATGGTCTTGTACAACATTCCGGGCCGAAGCGGCATCGAAATCAAGATCGACACGGTCGCCAAATTGCGCGAGCGCTTCTCGAACGTCGTCGGCATCAAACACTCCAGCAAGGACGTCGAGTACGTCAGCGATCTTTTGCGCACCGTCGGACGCGACTTCCTCGTGTTCTGCGGTCTCGAAGCCCTCACCTTCCCGATGATGGCCGTCGGCGGCGTCGGCACGATCGCCGCGACCGCCAACTGGCTGCCGCAAGAAACGGCGCGGCTGTGCCAACTCACCCTCGACGGCCAATACAAGGAGGCGCTCGACGTTCACTACAGCTTGCTGGAAGCGAACGACGCGATCTTCTGGGACACCAACCCCATTCCCCTCAAGACGGTCTTGAGCTGGATGGGCTTGTGCGAGAAAGAGTGGCGCGAACCCCTCGGCCCGACCACGCCCGACGTCGAGGCGAAACTGCGGAAGATGGCCCAGAAGTACGGCTTGCTGGAAGGAGTGAACGTTTGA
- a CDS encoding PucR family transcriptional regulator, with protein sequence MKPSPLSRLLATLAGPKPERDLVTALEELTGGEAAILAPWGDVLAGHVTREAVRREARDEGRLLGVVVSSVDSDVVDVAAEVYVLAALRRAARTAHVGASGEALLAELVSGARSADVRERLEAAGLEGEPFAVAALELPLRRARSRLARSALQNDLERLRSAGDAYFAALGYRFVSGVRGPRVVWLWATSDPDAQANRLCEAILASTNEDVRLGVSEAQPEPEQGRHAFTQALLALSATTRPRSSKSFARLDPLHWMLASQPHEHLTLWRETLLRPLKAHDEDGRLLETLRAYLQDSSHLGALSARLNVHPNTLRYRLGRIEELLGQPLSHPATLARLYLALGVEG encoded by the coding sequence ATGAAGCCTTCACCGCTGTCTCGTCTGCTCGCCACGCTCGCTGGCCCGAAGCCCGAGCGTGACCTCGTGACGGCTTTGGAGGAACTCACGGGAGGCGAAGCGGCGATTCTCGCTCCGTGGGGAGACGTGCTCGCGGGCCATGTCACCCGGGAGGCAGTGCGGCGTGAAGCGCGCGACGAAGGCCGCTTGCTCGGCGTCGTGGTGTCCTCGGTGGACTCGGACGTGGTCGACGTGGCCGCCGAGGTGTATGTCCTCGCCGCTCTGCGGCGCGCCGCGCGTACGGCGCACGTCGGCGCGAGCGGCGAGGCGTTGCTCGCCGAGCTCGTGTCCGGCGCGCGCTCGGCGGATGTACGCGAACGCCTCGAAGCGGCGGGCCTCGAAGGCGAGCCGTTCGCCGTCGCCGCGCTCGAACTGCCGCTGCGCCGCGCGCGTTCGCGGCTCGCGCGCAGCGCGCTACAAAACGACTTGGAACGCTTGCGGTCGGCGGGTGACGCCTACTTCGCGGCGCTCGGCTACCGCTTCGTGTCGGGCGTGCGCGGTCCGCGCGTCGTGTGGCTTTGGGCGACGAGCGACCCGGACGCACAAGCCAACCGCTTGTGCGAAGCGATTCTCGCCTCGACGAACGAGGACGTACGCCTCGGCGTGTCCGAGGCGCAGCCCGAACCCGAGCAGGGCCGCCACGCGTTCACGCAAGCCCTGCTCGCCCTCTCCGCGACGACGCGGCCGCGCAGCTCGAAGTCCTTCGCGCGTCTCGACCCGCTGCACTGGATGCTGGCGTCCCAGCCCCACGAACACTTGACGTTGTGGCGCGAAACGCTGCTACGGCCCCTCAAGGCGCACGACGAGGACGGACGTCTGCTCGAAACGCTGCGCGCGTATCTGCAGGACTCCTCGCATCTCGGCGCGCTGTCGGCGCGGCTCAACGTTCACCCGAACACGTTGCGCTACCGCCTTGGACGCATCGAGGAGTTGCTCGGGCAACCCCTTTCGCATCCGGCGACGCTGGCGCGGTTGTACCTCGCGCTCGGCGTGGAAGGCTGA